The DNA window GCACCTCTACGCCGTCGAAGCCGGCCCCGATCGCGTTGCGTGCGGCGATGCGATAGTCGGCAATCAGGCCGGGAATCTCGTCCAGGCGCAGCGCCCGCGGTTCGGACACATCCTCCATGCCGTTGGCGGTGAAGGTCTGGGCCTTGGCACGCAGGGCGCTGGGCGCCACCGGCACCTGGCCCTCGGGCAGCAGGCTGACGTGGGAGATGCGCCCCACGTGCCAGAGCTGCAGCACGATCTTGCCGCCCGCGGCGTGGACCGCCTCGGTGATGGCCTTCCAGCCGGTGACCTGGGCCTCGCTATAGATGCCGGGCGTGTCCAGGTAGCCCTGGCCCAGCGGATTGATCTGGGTGGCCTCGGCGATGATCAGCCCGGCGCTGGCGCGCTGACGGTAGTAGTCGATGGCCAGCGGGGTGGGCACGCGCCCTTCGATGGCGCGGTCGCGGGTCAGCGGGGCCATCACCACGCGGTTGCCCAGGTCGATGTCGCCCAGTCGGGTGGGAGAGAACAGGATGTTGTCGTCGGTCTGGTTCACGGGTGTGCTCGCGTCAAAAGATGTTGCGATGGTGCCCCGGCGAGTGTTGCCATTCAGTGCATCGGCCCGTGCGCGGCTGGAACGCAGCATCCAGCCGCCGGTCTTTAGCGCGCGGGTGCTTGGCAGCGGGCCGGCGCGCCGGTAGCGTGGCGCCCCCCCCCCTCCCTCAGCAGAGTCGCCCCATGATCCAGCGTTTCGATACCGGCCCACGCATGTCCGAGATGACCGTCCACAACGGCGTGGCCTATCTGGCCGGGCAGATCGCCGAGGCCGGTGGCGACATCGGCGCGCAGACCCGCGAGGTGCTGGGACACATCGACGCACTGCTGGCCCAGGCCGGCACGGACAAGTCCAAGGTGCTGCGCGCCGAGATCTTCATGGCCGATCTGACCGAGTTCGCCGGCATGAATGCCGAGTGGGAAGCCTGGGTCGTGCCGGGCCACACCCCGGCCCGCGCCACCGTGCAGGCCCAACTGGCCGATCCCAGCTGGAAGGTCGAGATCCTCATCACCGCGGCGGTCTGAGGCCAATGCGATGCCCCGCCTGACGCCCTCGCGCCGCCCGCGGACCCCGCCGTCCGCCGAGGGCGTCTAGGCCGTGCCGCGCGGCGTCGCCAAGGCCGATCTGCCGCGCAAGCGTTGCCCGGTATGCGGGCGGGACTTCACCTA is part of the Pseudoxanthomonas sp. JBR18 genome and encodes:
- a CDS encoding RidA family protein; the encoded protein is MIQRFDTGPRMSEMTVHNGVAYLAGQIAEAGGDIGAQTREVLGHIDALLAQAGTDKSKVLRAEIFMADLTEFAGMNAEWEAWVVPGHTPARATVQAQLADPSWKVEILITAAV